The Gadus morhua chromosome 18, gadMor3.0, whole genome shotgun sequence DNA segment CTGAGAGGTTCCGAATTGGTCTGACGTTGGCAAGTTATGTTTCATACAGATGGCCGATAACTAGATTGCATATAAAATGAGTGTAGAAATCTCACGGCAGTGGACCAGACCCAACCGGTCCGCGACGCTgaagctcactctctctctcctccttctgcctCCACAGAGATGACCCTGCTGTCGGCTGAACGCAAGTCCCTGGACTCCAGCCCTCTGTCGGACACGGCCCCCGCCACCGCCTCCGCCCTGGCCCCcggcggccccgccccctcccccggggCCGAGGACCCCGAGCTGAGGATGATGGAGAAGCgggagaaggtggtggaggagctgctgcagaCGGAGAAGGACTACATCAAGGACCTGCAGATGTGCGTCAGCGAGATCGTGGAGCCGCTCCAGCGCAAGCAggtgggtggtggtgtctggttgggtgggggggaggggttggtggTGTTATGGGTGGTGCTGGGTTGGAAGAAGGGTGTTGGTAGTTGGTAGGTTTTGATGGTAGGTTGGTGCCTGGCTGGCTTTAAATGTGTTAGTTCACTCCTTTTGTTACGGGATTTATCGGAAATGAAATGTGCTTcttataataaaatgtaaattctactattattgttaatgttcagagagagaaaaaataacccGTTCAATCATTTAAAAGATTTCATATATGTGGAAAACGTTAACATAGGGCTGAGGAGTGTATGTAGAGTGAACCCCGTTTGAAACAAGCATCTCATACCCTACGCGTGTACCTAATCTGTGTTGAATCCCCGTTGCCTTTAAAGGTGCAGAACGTGGACTATGACGGCCTGTTCGGAAACATCGGCTCGGTCATCGACCTCTCACAGCGGCTCTTCCGCGAGCTGGAGGAGACTGACTCCATCGGTGAGAAGACATTTCCTCCTTCAGAGatacattcttcttcttctactctcTATGGTTTTCATAACTCTCCCATTCTTTTTTCGTATTGCTATGGTTATATGAGAAAGCTAGGCTGAAACTTTTTTCACCAAAACATGAAATACAGTGCGAAAAGTCACACATTCAGTTAGAGGAAGTTTAAAGAATCTATAAAGAAAGATAAACAGAATTGTATGCATATGTAGCATTCATATCGCTTATGCATCTATataattttttatatttaaccCATCTTTTATGTTGTGTTCTGCAGGAAAGGTGTTTCTGGACTTTAAATCTGAGCTTGAGGACGTGTACAAGATCTACTGTCAGAACCACGACGACGCCATCGCTCTGCTGGGGACCTACGAGAAGGACGAGAGCATCCAGCGGCACGTCCTGGAGTGTCTGGAGAAGCTCAGGTGACTAGCTCTAAGAGCTGCTAAGTCCAGAATTGCTAGCTCTTTAGAAACTATTGGATTTAGAAAGGCTAGCTTAGAATTAGAACGTCTTGCTTTAGCACTGCAATTTTTTAGAAAGACTTTCACGAGAAGAACTGGTTTGCTTGTCGATTTTCTAGTATCAGAATTTGTAGCTTTAGAACGTCTAGACAACAGTGCTAGCTCAAGAAGTGCTGGAAAAAGAATTGCTACGTTGAGAATGCTAATTTGAAAAGCAAATAACTTAAGTGTTTTAGGATATCTGAGGAGAACATGCACGGCTCGTGAAATGGGAATGAAATACTACTACATGTTTAATCGTCTTGTTGATGTGTGTGACACCCTTAATGAAGCAGTGCTCTCTGATATCAGAAAGTATCCGAGTGCGTCTATTGCCCTTCAACATGCATGCGTGTGACAACCAACAACATGCAACTTTcccttgggtgtgtgtttttaatgcaTGAACCCTGACCGTATGAAACAACTACAAGGTTGAGGTTAAACATTAACAGTCAATAACTGAGGGTTATGCATTTGAGTCAGAGTTTCTCAGCTTGGAAACATGAACCATGAAACTATCAATACCAACATCATTCCTTAATGAGTCGTCAGGAGTGTAAAGTCTGGGGTTTGGTTATCGGAGTCAATTCCAAGGCAATCGGGTTTGACAGTTTAGTTGTTATTTTTGTCTTGCATTCAAAATGAAATACGGCGACTTTCTTGACGCaaacattgaacacacacacacacacacacacacacacacacacacacacacacacacacacacacacacacacacacacacacacacgtcatcaaAGGTGACATACTATGCAAGCACGTTAAGAATGTCCTCCGCCAGGTTGGTCTTGTCTCATTGTCGCAGGTATTTAGGGGACTACAGTCACACAGGATCTTGCTTTGTCCTGTTGAACGCTATCAGCCATCTTTGTTTGATGATACTGACACCTAGCCTGTGGTAGAAAGGAAGCCCATAGGGGACGAAGGGGCATACTATGAccaagagaaaaaagaaaatcctcAAAAACCAGACTACATGATGAATAACGTTATAAAACGAACCGGGTCTAAACCAATTGACATTGGATTTAGGCTGGATTATTTGCCTCTGGTTCTTACACTGCTGTTTTCCTTGTCCCTTTGGACGGTGTGAACAGTAAAGTCAACACAACAGGGTGCCCCAGCTTCTGTTAGCATAGCCACCTGACCTAGTGAACACCTTGTAGGGGAACTAGAGAGACACACCGCAACACTTTTTGTACACTATAACACATTTTCTAAACAAAAATGTAGGATTTTAATGTATAAGGGACTTTAGCGAGTTTTctaatataatttttatttttttaacttgtatcctttttttaattaattaatttaattgtagGTAACTTTTTTGGTTCTATTGTAATCAATACAGAAATGATATAGCTATATAATAATACAGAAATGATGTAGCTATATAAATCCATTTATTCATCTATATATACACTGTAGTTTAACAACCCCTGACTTTAAGTGCTCACGCACCAGTAACAGGGTATATTTTGTCACGCTTGGCGGTAGTTATATTAAACATTGAGTCTACAGCGAAGTTCCGTGCTtgaaagtcttttttttttataagcgAGCGCAGCTCTTCGgacaattcattcattcagtttGGGAGCGAAGCCTCTGGCCAGTCAAGAAGAAACGATATAAgccgtaaccatggcaaccctgCTCCAATATCCCAGTGGGGCACTGCTCAAATTCTTCTGTACTTACAGGAAGAACAACGGGAAGCCGGGTTGCTTACTGGCCACAGTCGTTTAGGGGGTCTGTTAGTGTTCAGTGGTTATGTCGTTTAGGAGTTTTAGTCTCTCTGTAGTTATGGTTTATCATTTCTATAATTCCATAGCTCTGTAGTTGAGACTTTCTATATGTTTAACAGTTATGTTGTTGAGAGGTTCTAAACTCCTGTAGTTTAGTCATCCTGTAATTACGTAGTTTAGTAGTTCTGTAGCTTTAGTAGATCTGTAGTAGTTGCAGAGGCCTCAACACGACAGCAAAGCTCCTCCATCTActctttgtgtgtgaactgtgtTTTAGACTCTGAGGCATCTCTGTCCTTGCAGTCGCTGTGTATGTGAACAACAAGGCTACTCTAAAACCCATCATGtgttatccctctctcttctcttcaccTCTGCCACAGGGCTGTCTATCGAGCGTGGTAAGTTTCTTCCCCCTCAAAGTCCCTTCTGTCTCAGATCATTTCCTTGCATGAGAAATCATCCCGTCCCCGCATGCCAACGGCTCCTACTAATCTACCCGCCTGGGAATGACATGCaggcgcctgtgtgtgtgtgtgtttaccgtaCATCCTGTGGTGGCTTTTTAAACTCAagctgcgtgtgcgtgtgtgtgtgtgctgtgtgaacTTGTGGCTCTACAATGGATCATACTGTCCTGTTTCCTCTGCAGGAATTAATGGGCtttcttatttgtgtgtgtgtgtgtgtgtgtgtgtgtgtgtgtgtgtgtgtgtgtgtgtgtgtgtgtgtgcgtgtgcgtgtgtgtgggcttgcgCTGCGCCTTTATTGTGAAGGGTTCCGCTACTCCTTGTGTGCTCTGTGGTCCAAGAGAAAAATTATTGTTTTTCTGGACAACGCTGAGAgggggttgtggttgtggtggtggtggtggtgcggggaAGGGCTAAGGGTTTCCTAAAATGATTGCTTTATGCCATCTAGTGGCGGATTAACAGCGGAAACATAACGTTTAAAAGCAACAGAAAACTCCTAAAATTAATGTTGCTCTTGATTGCCTGCCATAACGAAATACATTTGTTGTATAATTAACTGATTCGTTATGTGATTGAAATTAGAACAGTAGGATCCTCAAGCCAATCAAAGCAAGTAGTATGATGATTGGTCTGCTTGCCATTCTCTCGAAAAAAAATATGACATAATGGTGGCTTTTTTAAGGTTTTTTATGTCTTTAGATTATCCGCTGCTgcctctcgctctgcctctcgctcgctcgtgtgcctcgctctcctcaatCCAGTCCACCTCTTGCTCCACCTTCCTGGTTCTCCTTTCAACCTCGCTGTGGATCTCCACCCTcggtctgactctctctctctctctctctctctctctctctctctctctctctctctctctctctctctctctctctctctctctctctctctctctctctctctctctctctctctctctctctctctctctctctctctctctctctctctctctctctctctccctccctctcccagggGGAAGACCAACTACATCAACCTGGGCTCCTTCCTCATCAAGCCGGTGCAGAGGGTGATGCGCTACCCCCTgctgctcatggagctcctgggGGCCACCCCCGAGGGCCACCACGACCACGCCCAGCTCTCGCTAGCCCTGCTGGCCGTCAAGGAGATCAACGTCAACATCAACGAGTACAAGCGCCGCAAGGACCTGGGTACGTCTGCTGCAGGGCTGGGTGTAGCTAGGCTAGGTGTAGCTGGGCTGGGTGTAAGCTAGGCTGGGTGTAGCTGGGCTGGGTGTAAGCTAGGCTGGGTGTAAGCTAGGCTGGGTGTAAGCTAGGCTGGGTGGAGCTAGGCTGGGTGGAGCTAGGCTGGGTGGAGCTAGGCTAGGTGGAGCTGGGCTGGGTGTAGCTAGGCTAGGTGGAGCTAGGCTGGGTGTAGCTAGGCTAGGTGTAGCTGGGCTGGGTGGAGCTAGGCTAGGTGGAGCTAGGCTGGGTGTAAGCTAGGCTGGGTGTAGCTAGGCTAGGTGTAAGCTAGGCTGGGTGTAGCTAGGCTGCTGTAGGATGAAGACCGGGCTTAATTATCTTATTTGGCGATCCAAAGCCCAACGAACCAAAACCAAAGAAGAGCTCACATTTTGCTTCATAGCCGAATTTAACTGGGCTCTATTTtcagtgtattgtattgtatagtgTATCTTGGTGCCAAATTTCACGTAAATATTATCTCCGGTTTCACCCGATATGGCTGCATGCTTTGGGCTTAACAATCAATCTACAATTTACATTAGTGACCCTTCTTTGAATGTACAGTCTAGCTTTTTATGATAGCGTTGTCCCCAGTGGGTTCTGTTCTCTGACTCCGCCGCGCCCTCTGCTGTCCACAGTGATGAAGTACAGGAAAGGGGACGAGGACACGCTGATAGACAAGATCTCCAAGCTCAGCATGCACTCCATCATCAAGAAGTCGAACCGTGTCAGCAGCCACATCAAACACCTCACCGGCATGTCCCCCCAGGTATCTAAGCGCTTGGCTGGCCCTTTTACTTCTTCTGCTGTTTTTTACAGTTCTCTTTTTAATTGAATGTCTTTTAAAGATTAGCCTTTTTAAATGTCTAAGTGATTCCTCTCTATGTTAAGCTCTCTGGAAGGTCTTAAGGTCGATTCATAACTCCGGATCCAGACAAAATTTGTCCATCcgtatatatagtataatataaaagTATATAGGTACCTATAtcgtataatataaatatataatgttaaatacaatatgcatatcagatattatattACTCTCTCTATTTTCGTGAATGGTTGGATttctgactctatactgccgcctcgatttccgcTGGTATTGCGTCCTTTGAGACAAAGCCAGTGGAAGGGAGTCTGTTCAAACCGGAGCGTTTTTTTCCCCTCAGGTCAAGGACGAGGCGTTTGACGAGGCGGAGAAGAGGTTCCGTCTGCAGGAGAGGCTCATCAAGTCCTTCATCAGGGACATCTCCCTCTACCTGCAGCACATCCGCGAGTCTGCCTCGGTCAAAGTGTTGGCGGCCATCAGCTTCTGTGACATCTACACGGACCGCAGCTTCATGGACCCCGAGTGCTTCCAGAGAGCTCACCGCTCCATCAGCGACAAGCAGTTCACCCACTTTGTAAGACCTCGACCTCCTGCTGGCGCTTACTGTGGAGTCAGCCGCCACAGGCTTTATCCCAGTGCCACCAGGGCTTTACCATTTAACCTGTACCCTTTAACCTTTCCCCTTATCGGTCCGTTGGCCTCATTGGGATTGGACCCAGCACTTTTTGGCTGGGAGTCTAACCTGCCCCATCCCCCACACGCTATCCTGCTGAGTTAACGTTAACTGACCTGGAGACCTATGACATCCTGACACAAGGATTAGATCATATTTAAGATCCGGTCAACACATTAGGAATAATACGATTGCCCCCCCGAAAAGGTCTAACATTTGATTGATTCGATTCGAAAATGTGACTTGTACAACAAATAACAAGGTCATGTGACCAACAACTAACacctttgactctctctctctctctctctctctctctctctctctctctctctctctctctctctcactctcactctctctcactccccccctctctctttctcactccccccctctctctctctcactccccccctctctcactctcactccccccctctctttctctcactccccccctctctctctctcactccccccctctctctctctcactccccctctcactctctctctctctctctctctctcactctctccctctccccctctctctctccgagcaGAAAGAGCGCACGGAGGCCCTCGTCACGGGGCCCCTGAACCAGCTGCTGCTCATGTTCGCCGGGCCCCACAAGCTGATCCAGAAGCGCTTCGACAAGCTGCTGGACTACGACGGCTGCAAGGAGCGCGCCGAGCGCATGAAGGAGCGCCGCGCCCAGGAGGAGCTGCGCGCCGCGCGCAACAACTACGAGGCGCTCAACGCCCAGCTGCTGGACGAGCTGCCCAAGTTCCACACGGCGGCCGAGGAGCTGCTCACCGGCTGCGTGCGCGCCTTCGCCCGCGCACAGAAGGACTTTGTGAAGCGGACCCTCGGCGAGCTGAAGCCCCTGCTGCAGGTAGGacgggtggggaggagggggggggggggggggggtcgagatGAATGTGAGGGGGATGTGGAAATGGAGGTATGGATGGGttggaggatggatggatgacggATTGAGGAAGGAAGTATGGAGGGAACAATtgatgggtgggagggggaggttaCTGGAAGGCGGAGGGtgggacggatggatggattgaggaggaggcgggagggtCTTGTTAAGATGatgcgggaggaggagggcaaggAAGAGGGTTGTTATGACGATGGCGGAGGTAGAGTGAGTTGTTTTTAGGAAGATTGAGGAAGTCGGTGTGAGGTAgatgtggtggttgtggtgtgaCTTGGGTCAACCCATGGTACATATCCCGCCTTTACTGACTCATCGGCTCtttacctctcctcctcctcctccttcacttcctcctcctcctcctcctcctcctcctcctcctcctcttcctccaggtcTCCCGTCTCTGCAGCACGGAGGGGAACCTGGTGTCGGTGTTCCAGGAGGAGTACACTCGCGTCCTGAAGCTCCTCCAGAGCTTCAGCTTCTGCCCCGAGAATctgcccgcctcctcctccaccaccaccggcacctccacctccatctcctcctcgtcctcgtcctccacccTGCGGAAGACCTTCGACAAGAAGCCCATGGAGAAGCAGAACTCCAAGAAACAGCTCCAGGGGCCGGTACGTCGAGATGGTCCTCCATTTGAGGCTTCCTCTCAGTCTATTGCACTTCCTGTCCTCACTGTTGCTATCAGCCAGGACTCTAGGGGAGCTGTGATGGATTCATTTGTTTACTATCATCATTAAGCTGCAGATACTTTTATTCCATGTGTCAGAGCTCAGCCAATGTATGATtctattccttttttttatgaaatggCGGGATTTAACTCTTCCTTTTATATACAAATTGTATAGAATTTGTAAATTGTATACAAATTGTTGTAATAATGTCCTGACGGTCCTCTTGGGGATACACAAAGTGCTATCTCTTCAAGCCACTGGTTCTTGCTCTGTCCTAACCGTATGTTTTATTCCCTACGGGTCCCTCAGCCCAACTACATCCCCCAGACGGACGAGCAGCGCTCGGGCCTGCTGGCGCGCTACACCCCGGAGAAGCTGTTCCGGGCGGAGAGGAACTTCAACGCGGCGCAGGACCTGGACATGTCGGTGATGGAGGGTGACCTGGTGGGGGTCATCAAGCAGCAGGACCCTATGGGCAGCAACAACCGCTGGCTCATTGACAACGGAGGTAGGCCCACTGCACCTGGCCGACGGCGGGGGGAGAgatggcatttttttttttttttgttgttgttagagCGAAGGGAAGGTAGAACTGGGCAGATTTGTCCTCACTCCAATGCAAATTTAAGACACGCCAGACGTACAACCTACAAATAGAAGACAACAAGCAATGCATGTTGAAAGCAGTCTAAAATATACAAGGGTCCCTTTAATGGTTTACTATTTAGATATACGAAAATAACTGGATTTGAACATGGGTCGCTAGCAGATATATCCCCTACTTATGTACTAGCGGTTTCAGCCATCAAGCTGACTCCAGAACCTTTCCtacaacatagagctgctctttaAAAATGTAACTGTTTATTatgattttttatttctttattaatattaataatatatttatatttaaaggtTTCAGCTGGTTTCAGCTTTCAAAGCGTTCAATTTTATTGGCTAGTATCTACCACATCAAACTATCTCTCTTGTTGGAGATCAGCTATTTTATTTccttgttttcctttttgtttgaaATCTGATCAATAGAATGCCTCCTGATAATAATGGATATCattgtcctcccccccccccccccctccagtcacCAAGGGCTTCGTGTACAGCTCCTTCCTGAAGCCCTACAACCCGCGCCGCAGCCACTCGGACGTGTCCATCGAGAGCCAGTCGTCCAACGAGTCGGGCTACGgcggctcctcccccgtctTCTCCCGCCAGAACAGCACCAGCACTTTGACCTTCAACCAGGAGGCCGCCACCGTCAGCTTCAGCGCCGCCCAGCCCTCGCCGCAGCCCTCCATCGACTCCGCCTCCGTCACCGGGCGTCGCCACCGACGACGGGACGAGCCCGCCTCCCTCGACCCGACCGGGAGCGCCTCGGTTCCTCGGAGGGAATACCCCCCGGAGCACGCGCTGCGGGACGCCaccgacgccgccgccgccgccgtcgccgcggACGACCGCCACAGGCACGCGGCGCATCACAGAGACTCCCAGGAGCGCCCGGGCCGGGCCGCGCCCGCCACGGCGCCCGAGCCATCGGCCACGGACGCCCCTCACAGCCGGAGCGGCGGGAGTTTACAGCGCTACGCTCAGGCGGACGCGGGACCCGGCGGCGGGAACAACGGCGGTGGTTCCTCCCGGGGCCGTAGCCATGGCGACAGCGGCGGCAGCCTGAGGGGGAACGCGTACGCCCGGGACGTGGAGTACATGGAGCCGGAGCTGGAGCCGGAGGCCGATAAGGAGATAGACGGACACCAGGTGAGGGGTGGGCTCTGGTGATGAGGGGGCCGGGACACTCATGACCAATGGCTGTGTGAGCTCTTCTGACACTGAGTCATGGAGTAGAATCGCTTTTGACCGAAGCCACTTAAATGTGAGGCTGAGAAAATTCAAAACATACGATTTTAGAATTGGAGTAATTCCATGAAGTTCCCACTGCTGCAGAACCAGGTTTCTGATGAACAGCTGGACAGAACACAGGGTTCTGAGGGTTTTGATCAGAGTTTTGAGGTAGTGACCACCAATTCAGAGACGGTGCTTTGGGTTGATTTAGTATCAGCCTTCTTCAACGATGCCCAAACCCAGGGGACATTGGGTTAGGAACCCAAGACCCTTTTAGCTCGAGCCGCAAAAACCGTACCACAAGATTATCCTATGTTTGATATATTATGTTAATGATAAATATTATGATAACGTTATGTTATCGCATTACATGTATTATAGCAAataataactgtgtgtgtgtgtgcgtgtgtcccacCAGATCTACTACGCCCTCTACTCCTTCAGCGCCCGCTGTGCCAACGAGCTGACCATCGCGGCCCACGAGCGCGTCCGCATCCTCGAGTTCCACGACATGAACGGCAACGGCGAATGGTGGCTGGGGGAGGCGGGCGGTCGCCGCGGTTACGTCCCATCCAACTACATCCGCAAGTCCGAGTACACTtgaggaagggggcggggccggtgaCGCCTCGGTTAGATTCCCGACGGGACGCGTACGTTCCGCCAGAGGCTCTGGGCGTGCGTGAGCGTGCACGTGAGGGGGAGCGTGCACGTGAGCGAGCCCTGGACGCGAAGCTGTCGAGACAGTTTGAGCGGGAGTGGAAAGTGCCGCAGCACTACAATTGATCACATGACTTCCGAACGCCTTCCGATTGGACCGTTTTGGGACCTGATGTTGTTGCTGATAGTTCACTAGCCAGacttctctttatttttttaaggattTGGACCGAGTGCTCTCACCTGCCAGTTGGACAGCTAGTGTTCTACATgcctatatttatataaaaacaaCCTTGTTTTATGATGCAGTCTTTTTTAGTTGCTGGGATCTCTGCGTATCCGACCTGTTTTGTACCAGGTGACAAACCCGTAGGGATTCGTCCGCAGGAAGTCCCTCACCACTATGTCCACTACATGTATATACaagaagagcgagagaagaaCA contains these protein-coding regions:
- the dnmbp gene encoding dynamin-binding protein isoform X2; amino-acid sequence: MKGQVVLGHPAGYGGADWSYGPGGQPVRRGKSVEQLGGADWAKENERVVRLQQLQQLHHLQIQQQQQQQQQQVAFPGYGPVPGQPQGPMMFMGPGHPVHHGGMVSGPGGHMACVGGPPAPPPLPGHMQAAPWPVHLANQVHTRPQEMVPHQPRLEYKNPGEPAFEDLRPLSRDLYYHPGSEDGHLGLRRAERVSKAQHCFYQGPEDYNSHDRSREPPHNNDHVDQRGQERYNAPAEERQYQRNKQDHWATERSYESDNTRVPRDLEHADATRDRYSYRGRNEDRRYSDDHREQDYYEDRKYVKHDPRERGEYDRRREDSRYDEKEGRRDDYRERLDGDRYKDREYLDQREQDHYRRREDDRYDYDDRKPKDHPPDDYYDRRDKKYRDANGRAGEETFYSGRDQSDSAWDERYRDGYDRKGDDHPGARRRDRYEEDIDPCERRAGDPTREHSSRDRYDRRYDYSPRDRYDFEGAEDRRGGSDSSRQGRYDHQPGDDRRRYDSGERGESVGTLPRNRARERFQVVRSLSEDTRYEEPPPKDGKTKHCERWVEEQNRKLKLGELHLLEDPETFRRGAEEDRETGYESCSGGGGRKRGHKPVYLGSLDRNSFYRKTAPSSMKHSQFATTRKKKPEMTLLSAERKSLDSSPLSDTAPATASALAPGGPAPSPGAEDPELRMMEKREKVVEELLQTEKDYIKDLQMCVSEIVEPLQRKQVQNVDYDGLFGNIGSVIDLSQRLFRELEETDSIGKVFLDFKSELEDVYKIYCQNHDDAIALLGTYEKDESIQRHVLECLEKLRAVYRAWGKTNYINLGSFLIKPVQRVMRYPLLLMELLGATPEGHHDHAQLSLALLAVKEINVNINEYKRRKDLVMKYRKGDEDTLIDKISKLSMHSIIKKSNRVSSHIKHLTGMSPQVKDEAFDEAEKRFRLQERLIKSFIRDISLYLQHIRESASVKVLAAISFCDIYTDRSFMDPECFQRAHRSISDKQFTHFKERTEALVTGPLNQLLLMFAGPHKLIQKRFDKLLDYDGCKERAERMKERRAQEELRAARNNYEALNAQLLDELPKFHTAAEELLTGCVRAFARAQKDFVKRTLGELKPLLQVSRLCSTEGNLVSVFQEEYTRVLKLLQSFSFCPENLPASSSTTTGTSTSISSSSSSSTLRKTFDKKPMEKQNSKKQLQGPPNYIPQTDEQRSGLLARYTPEKLFRAERNFNAAQDLDMSVMEGDLVGVIKQQDPMGSNNRWLIDNGVTKGFVYSSFLKPYNPRRSHSDVSIESQSSNESGYGGSSPVFSRQNSTSTLTFNQEAATVSFSAAQPSPQPSIDSASVTGRRHRRRDEPASLDPTGSASVPRREYPPEHALRDATDAAAAAVAADDRHRHAAHHRDSQERPGRAAPATAPEPSATDAPHSRSGGSLQRYAQADAGPGGGNNGGGSSRGRSHGDSGGSLRGNAYARDVEYMEPELEPEADKEIDGHQIYYALYSFSARCANELTIAAHERVRILEFHDMNGNGEWWLGEAGGRRGYVPSNYIRKSEYT